The DNA window CGCCGGAGGCGGGGGAGGCCGGCGGGGAGGCGGGGGTGGCCGGGTGGGTGGCGGAGCCGGACGGCGACCGGGCTGCTCGGGCGGCCCGCGCCCGGGGGCGGTTCACCCGCAACTTCGTCATCCAGGCCAGCGCCGCCGACTGGGCGCTGGCACTGCTCGCCGCGCTGCGCAGGCGCCTTGCCGAGATCGGCCCGGACGCCACCGGGGGGCGGCCGCAGCTGGTCTTCTTCCAGCATGACGAGGTGGTGGTGCATGTCCCCACCCAGCAGGCGGACGCGGTTGCGGCGGCGGTCGCCGCGGCCGGTGAGGAGGCCCGCACCCTGGTCTTCGGGGCCACTGCGGTCCGGATGCCGCTGGAGGCCCATGTGGTGGAGTGCTACGCGGACGCCAAGTAGGCGGCGGTCAGCGCAGCGGCTTCTCGAACCAGTGGTCGGCGTACGGGGAGGCGTTGTAGGACGGGATCTCGGTGTAGCCGTGCCGGGCGTACAGGGCGCGCGCCTCCACCAGGTCGCGGCGGGTGTCCAGCCGCATGGTGCGGCGGCCCAGGCCGCGTGCGGCCTGCTCGGCGGCGGCGAGCAGCACCGCGCCGCCGCCGGTGCCCCGGGCGGCCGGGTCGATGTACAGCCGGGTCAGCTCGGCGATCTCGGGGGTGAGCAGCCGCACCCCGACGCAGCCGGCCGCCTCGCCGCCGTACCGGGCCACCAGGAAGATGCCGCCCGGTGGCGCCAGATCGTCGCTGGGCTCCTCCGCGAGTACCGCGTCGACCTCCTCGGCCGTCGCCTCCCGGCCGTGGTACCGGCCCACGATGTGGGTGTAGTAGCGGCGCAGCAGTCCGGCCGCCTCGGCGCCGCCGACCGGTGCGGCGGCGACGGCCCAGTGCGTCGCCTGGTCGATGGGTGCAGTGGTCACCGTCCGATTCTTGCCGCACCGTCAACCGGTTTGCCCTGGGCGGGGAGCCGGGTGCGGGTTATTCCCCGCCGGTGAGTGGCGGATGTCACGGCCCGTCAAGCCCTCCCTACGGTGGCGTAGGTCACGTCGCCGGGTTCAGGATGGGGAGCCGTGGCTGATCATTCGGAGAACTTCACCATCGCCTCGTACGCGGCAGTCGGGGACAGTTTCACTGAGGGCCTGAACGACCCCCGGCCCGACGGCGAGGGCTTCGCGGGCTGGGCCGACCGGCTGGCCGGGCTGCTGGCGGCGGGCCACACCTCGGGCGGCTTCCGGTACGCCAATCTGGCGGTGCGCGGGAAGCTCATCGACCAGATCGTCGAGACCCAGGTGCCACGGGTGCTGGAGCTCCGGCCCGATCTGGTGAGTTTCTGCGCCGGGGGCAATGACGTGCTGCGGCCGGGCAGCGACCCGGACGCGGTCGCGGAGACCTTCGAGGCTGCGGTGGTACGGCTGCGCGGCGCGGCGGGCACGGTGCTGATCTGCACCGGCTTCGACACCCGGGAGATGCCGGTGCTGCGCCGGCTGCGCGGCAAGATCGCGACCTACAACGGACACCTGCGGGCCATCGCCGACCGGCATGGCTGCACGGTGCTGGACCTCTGGTCGCTGCGGTCGGTCCAGGACCGCCGGGCCTGGAGCGAGGACCGGCTGCACCTGTCGCCGGAGGGGCACCGGCGGGTGGCGCTGCGGGCCGCCCAGGTGCTGGGCGTTCCGGTGGAGCAGGACCCGGAGGCCGCCTGGCCGCCGTCGGAGCGGCACAGCCCGGCGGAGCTGCGCCGGGAGAACCTCCAGTGGGCGCGGGAGTACCTGGTGCCCTGGGTGGGCCGGCGGCTGCGGGGCGAGTCCTCGGGCGACCATGTCGAGCCCAAGCGCCCGGATCTGCTGCCGCTCTGAGCGGCGGCAGCCGAGGTACGGGCGGACCAGAAGCGGTCTGCGGGCCGGAGAGCACCCCTCTCCGGCGCGCGGGCCGCTTTGCCGTTTCCGGCCCCCGGCCTGGCCCGGCACGGCATGGACCTGCCCCTGCCTGTACCGGGCCGACCCGCCGGTAACGGTCAAAACGGGTAAACCGTGACGCTGTCACTAGTCTCGGCCTTCATCGGCACCATCCGTCCCGACTCCCCTCCGAGGGAATACCCTAGGGGGGTATGCTGCTGAACAGAGCAGAGCAGAGCGTCGAACCGCCAGGAGGCTTGCGAGATGTCCACCACCACCGTTTTCACCGTCACCGGCATGAGCTGCGGCCACTGCGAGAAGTCGATCAGCGAGGAGGTCTCCGCGCTCCCCGGCGTCACCGCGGTCTCCGCCAGCTCCGAGGCCGGCACGGTGACGGTCTCCTCCGAGCAGCCGCTGGACGAGGCCGCGGTGCGCGCCGCCGTGGACGAAGCCGGTTATGAGCTGGTCGGCCGCGCCTGATCCGTCCGCCCGCCCGGGGGCGCAGGGCACTGCGCCCCCGCCGACCGACCCCTGGGGAGCCGTGATGAGTACACCCACGACCGTCCGCGAGCAGACGGGCCGTGTGGAGTTGGCGATAGGCGGCATGACCTGCGCCTCCTGCGCCGCGCGGATCGAGAAGAAGCTCAACCGCCTGGATGGCGTCCAGGCCACCGTCAACTTCGCCACCGAGAAGGCCCGGGTGGACTTCGACCCCCGGACCAGCGTCGCCGAGCTGATCGCCACCGTGGAGAAGACCGGCTACGCCGCCGCTCTGCCCGCACCCCCCGAACCCGAGACCGGGACCGGGACCGGGACCGAGACCACGCCCGAGACCGAGACCGAGACCGGGGCCGGGGCCACAACCGGGCCCGACCCGGTACGCCGGCGGCTGCTGATCAGCCTGGCGCTCTCCCTGCCCGTGGTCCT is part of the Peterkaempfera bronchialis genome and encodes:
- a CDS encoding GNAT family N-acetyltransferase; translation: MTTAPIDQATHWAVAAAPVGGAEAAGLLRRYYTHIVGRYHGREATAEEVDAVLAEEPSDDLAPPGGIFLVARYGGEAAGCVGVRLLTPEIAELTRLYIDPAARGTGGGAVLLAAAEQAARGLGRRTMRLDTRRDLVEARALYARHGYTEIPSYNASPYADHWFEKPLR
- a CDS encoding SGNH/GDSL hydrolase family protein, translating into MADHSENFTIASYAAVGDSFTEGLNDPRPDGEGFAGWADRLAGLLAAGHTSGGFRYANLAVRGKLIDQIVETQVPRVLELRPDLVSFCAGGNDVLRPGSDPDAVAETFEAAVVRLRGAAGTVLICTGFDTREMPVLRRLRGKIATYNGHLRAIADRHGCTVLDLWSLRSVQDRRAWSEDRLHLSPEGHRRVALRAAQVLGVPVEQDPEAAWPPSERHSPAELRRENLQWAREYLVPWVGRRLRGESSGDHVEPKRPDLLPL
- a CDS encoding heavy-metal-associated domain-containing protein; the protein is MSTTTVFTVTGMSCGHCEKSISEEVSALPGVTAVSASSEAGTVTVSSEQPLDEAAVRAAVDEAGYELVGRA